In a single window of the Amycolatopsis sp. cg5 genome:
- a CDS encoding CAP domain-containing protein, translated as MSAIGARKRLLLVTLSFLIGGAAAAGGSIAMGLVPGVNVGNSGLQVPHTGPGDPALARSGGGAQDPAGTGTGTTPSESASPTTTPTTSSSSAAPTSSSEEPPPSSAEAPAPPPKPADPPKPADPPPAPSGGDTSLAGQVVALVNKERAKAGCGAVSNESHLANAASKHSNDMSDRDYFSHTTPEGVTFDQRIRNAGYSRPGAENIAKGSRTPEQTMQMWMNSSGHRQNILNCSLTKLGVGVATDGWLWTQDFGY; from the coding sequence CTACTCCTCGTCACGCTGAGCTTCCTGATCGGTGGCGCGGCCGCCGCGGGCGGTTCGATCGCCATGGGGCTCGTGCCCGGCGTGAACGTGGGGAACAGCGGACTGCAGGTACCGCACACGGGTCCCGGTGACCCGGCGCTCGCGCGGTCGGGTGGTGGCGCCCAGGATCCCGCCGGCACGGGAACGGGCACGACGCCGTCCGAGAGCGCCTCGCCGACCACGACGCCGACCACGAGCAGCAGCAGCGCCGCGCCGACGTCGAGCTCCGAGGAGCCGCCGCCGAGTTCGGCCGAAGCTCCCGCGCCGCCGCCGAAGCCCGCTGACCCGCCCAAGCCTGCCGACCCGCCGCCCGCCCCGTCCGGTGGCGACACCTCGCTCGCGGGTCAGGTCGTCGCGCTGGTGAACAAGGAGCGCGCGAAGGCGGGCTGCGGCGCGGTCAGCAACGAAAGCCACCTCGCGAACGCCGCGTCGAAGCACAGCAACGACATGTCGGACCGCGACTACTTCTCGCACACGACACCCGAGGGCGTCACCTTCGACCAGCGCATCCGCAACGCGGGCTACTCACGGCCCGGCGCGGAGAACATCGCCAAAGGCTCGCGCACGCCGGAGCAGACCATGCAGATGTGGATGAACTCCAGCGGCCACCGCCAGAACATCCTCAACTGCTCGCTGACCAAGCTCGGCGTCGGCGTCGCCACCGACGGCTGGCTCTGGACCCAGGACTTCGGTTACTGA